Genomic segment of Myxococcus stipitatus:
GATGGCGCATCGCCGCTCCGCTCCCAGGATGAGGACCGGGGTCGCGGCTCCCTGCTCCTCGGTCTTCGCCGGCACTCCTTCCGCGAGGAGCGCCTCCCGCAAGGCCCCGAGCACCGGGTGCTCCGCGGCCTGGAGCTCGTCCTGGGCGAGCAGTCCCGAGCCATAGGCCACGAAGAGCTGCGGGTCCGCGAAGTTCACGTGCCACACCCCGGCGTCGTCTCCGCTGTAGTCGTAGGTCCCTGGCACCGCGAGGCACTCCGTCGCGACGAGTTCCCGGGTGGCGGGCAGCTGCGCGGCCTCCCAGCGCGTGAGCTCGACGCGTCCCGCGTGGGTGGCTCCGGGTGGGCACGCCTGCTCGAAGACCCACTGCTTGTGCGGATGACGCAAGACCGGCGGATGTGCAGCGAGCAGTGCGGTGGGCTCGTACTCGCGGCGGAACAAGCAGGTGGGCGTCATCGCGCTCATGGGATTGATGTTGGTGTCTGATTTACACTATGTCAACCTGAGCACGTCGGACCGCGGGCTGTGTGCGGCGTCGAGGCAATCGTTCACGGGTACCGGCGTACCCGCCCGAGACGTTGTTTCAGCTTCGGGAGAGGCTCACCGTGGACACCCTTCTTGGTGGATTGCGCCAGACGCTGCGCGCACTGCTCCGCAACCCGGGCTTCGCGCTCAGTTGCATCTTGTTGCTGGCGGTCGGAATCGGGACGAGCACCGCCCTCTTCAGTGTGGTCGAAGGGGTGCTGCTGCGCCCCTTGCCCTACCCGAGCCCTGAGCGCCTCGTGCAGCTGTCCGAGCTCTCGCGCGAGGGCAAGTCGATGCGGTTCTCCGACCCCAACTTCGAGGACGTCCAGGCGCGCAGCCGGACCCTGGGGACGGTGGCCCAGGTGTCGGGGGCGATGAATGTCACCGTCACGGGGACCGATGAGCCGACCTTCGCGAACCTGGCGTTCGCCTCGCGCGACTTCTTCCGGGCCTTCGCGGTGCAGCCCGTCACGGGGCGCTCGTTCACGGACGAGGAGCAGAGCGCGGGAGGCGCTCCCGTGGTGGTGGTCAGCCAGGCCTTCTGGAAGCGCCACCTGGGCGGCCGGCCGCTGCCCATGTCGGAGACGCTGTCTTTCGAGGGCCGTGCGCACACCGTGGTGGGCGTGATGCCCGAGTCCTTCGACTATCCGGTGGGCACGCAGATGTGGACGCCGCGCGAGCAGGAGGCGCGCCGGCCGAGCCGCACCGCGCACAACTGGAACGTCGTGGGCCGCCTAGCGCCGGGAGTCGACCTGCGCGCGGTGCAGGCGGAGCTGACGGGGTTGGCGCGGGAGCTCAAGGCGCAGCACGGCCTGGAGACGGGCATGCAGGATGTCGCCGTGGTGCCGCTCCATGAGAGCCTCGTGGGGAGTGCCCGGTCGACGCTCTACCTGTTGCTGGGCGCGGCGGCCTTCCTGCTGCTGGTCGCGGGCGCCAACGTCACCAACCTGCTGCTGGCCCGGGCGGCGACGCGTCGGCGCGAGCTCGCGGTCCACGTCGCGCTGGGGGCGGGGCCGGGCGCTTTGGTGCGTCAGTTCCTCTCGGAGTCCCTGGTGCTGTCGCTGACGGGGGGCGCCCTGGGCGCGCTGCTCGCCACCTGGGGTGTGCCCGCGATGCTCGCCGTCGACTCGGGCCACCTGCCGCGCGCCGCGGAGGTCTCCGTGAATGCGACGGCGCTGTTCTTCGCGTTCGGGCTCTCGTTGCTGCTCGCGGTGGGCCTGGGATTGGTGACGGCGCTGCGCGCGGCGCGCCAGAGTCCCTGGGCCACGCTCACGCAGTCCGGGCGGACGCAGGCCGGAGGCGGGGGCGCGGAGCGCATGCGCCGGGCCCTGGTCGTCGGGCAGCTCGCGCTCGCGCTGGTGCTGCTGGTGGGCGCGGCGCTGCTCGGGCGGAGCCTCCTGGGGCTGCTCTCGGTGGACCCGGGCTACCGCACTGAGGACGTCGCGGTCCTCAGCCTGGTGCTTCCTCCCGCGAAGGAGGAGGCGGCGGGGCGTCAGAACGTCCAGTTCCAGGAGCACCTCCTCTCGAAGCTGGAGGCGCTGCCTGGGGTGCGCGCGGTGGGCGTGGTGAGCAGCTTCCCGCTCGAGGGCGGCTTCTCGGGCAATGGCACCTTCGTCCTGCTCAACCGCCCCGATGAGGTGAAGAACTTCGACGACTTCGGTCGCCTGGCGCACGAGCGCGAGCGCGCCGGTTACGCGGAGTATCGCGTGGCGAGCGAGGGCTACTTCGGCGCGCTCGACATCCCGCTGGTGCGAGGGCGCCTCTTCGATGCTCGCGACACCGTGGATGCGCCGCACGTGGCGGTCATCAGCGAGGCGCTCGCGAAGGCCCACTGGCCCGGTGAGGACCCGCTGGGCAAGCTCATCCAGTTCGGCAACATGGACGGGGACCTGCGCCCCTTCACCGTCGTGGGCGTGGTGGCGGATGTCCGCGACCAGGGCCTGGATGAGGCGCCCAAGGCGACGCTCTATGGCTGCTCACGGCAGCGGCTGCGAGCGTCCTCCTTCTTCCATGTCGCCGTGCACGGTGCCTCGGGCTCCGATGCTTTGGTCGCCGCGGTGCGCCCCGTCCTGCGCGAGCTGGCTCCCGAGCTGCCGGCGCGCCTGCGCACGATGGAGAGCCTCCACTCCAGCTCCTTGGCCGCGCGGCGCTTCAGCCTCCTGCTGCTGGGCGCGTTCGGTGTCGTCGCCCTGTTGCTCTCGGTGGCGGGCCTGGCGGCGGTGGTCTCCTATGCGGTGGCGCAGCGCACGCAGGAGTTCGGCATCCGCTTCGCGCTGGGCGCCACGTCCGGGGACGTGCTGAAGCTGGTGCTCCGACAGGCGGCGGTCCTCGCGGGGACGGGCGTGGTGCTCGGCACCCTGGGCTCCCTGGCGCTCAGCCGGGGGCTCTCGGGGTTGGTGTATGGGGTGAGCACCACCGACCCCTGGGTCCTCGCGGGCGTGGCGACGCTCCTGCTGGGCGTCGCGTTGCTCGCGAGCTGGCTGCCGGCCCGCAGGGCCTCTCGCGTGGACCCGATGACGGTGCTGCGCTCGGGG
This window contains:
- a CDS encoding ABC transporter permease, translated to MDTLLGGLRQTLRALLRNPGFALSCILLLAVGIGTSTALFSVVEGVLLRPLPYPSPERLVQLSELSREGKSMRFSDPNFEDVQARSRTLGTVAQVSGAMNVTVTGTDEPTFANLAFASRDFFRAFAVQPVTGRSFTDEEQSAGGAPVVVVSQAFWKRHLGGRPLPMSETLSFEGRAHTVVGVMPESFDYPVGTQMWTPREQEARRPSRTAHNWNVVGRLAPGVDLRAVQAELTGLARELKAQHGLETGMQDVAVVPLHESLVGSARSTLYLLLGAAAFLLLVAGANVTNLLLARAATRRRELAVHVALGAGPGALVRQFLSESLVLSLTGGALGALLATWGVPAMLAVDSGHLPRAAEVSVNATALFFAFGLSLLLAVGLGLVTALRAARQSPWATLTQSGRTQAGGGGAERMRRALVVGQLALALVLLVGAALLGRSLLGLLSVDPGYRTEDVAVLSLVLPPAKEEAAGRQNVQFQEHLLSKLEALPGVRAVGVVSSFPLEGGFSGNGTFVLLNRPDEVKNFDDFGRLAHERERAGYAEYRVASEGYFGALDIPLVRGRLFDARDTVDAPHVAVISEALAKAHWPGEDPLGKLIQFGNMDGDLRPFTVVGVVADVRDQGLDEAPKATLYGCSRQRLRASSFFHVAVHGASGSDALVAAVRPVLRELAPELPARLRTMESLHSSSLAARRFSLLLLGAFGVVALLLSVAGLAAVVSYAVAQRTQEFGIRFALGATSGDVLKLVLRQAAVLAGTGVVLGTLGSLALSRGLSGLVYGVSTTDPWVLAGVATLLLGVALLASWLPARRASRVDPMTVLRSGG